The following proteins come from a genomic window of Gimesia chilikensis:
- a CDS encoding sulfate adenylyltransferase yields MADLIAPHGGLTEPVCCTVPAGEIDSFKAEAASLPQVPVSAADLSTVYRLGDGTLSPLTGPMNGDVYNRVLDEACIEVNGKKYAWTIPLALPVTSELAGTLSSGQKVALTCPAGEIVAILEIGDVFEWDKPKYIQSVYQTERTDHPGAAMVLEGDADKTHLIGGEIRVLPQPKNSEFGKYVLTPREVRALIAEKGWDAVVAFQTRNPLHRAHEYALVYGLEKLLKDGKNAGAVLNPLIGETKSDDVSAEIRMQTYEKLIENRELGDGDSDPELWGARDDNPPDRVLLLGLDIKMFYGGPKEAVMHAIYRQNMGYTNIIIGRKHADAPYADGTAIWGDFDAQEIFNNLNGELLIQPVNVGFAAYYESMGRVDLMENHSEEKPVFISGKEVRATLQKGEMVDPRIMRESTSQILAEAMKVS; encoded by the coding sequence ATGGCCGATCTGATTGCCCCTCACGGAGGGTTGACTGAACCCGTTTGCTGTACAGTGCCCGCAGGGGAAATTGACAGCTTCAAAGCCGAAGCAGCCAGCCTGCCCCAGGTTCCTGTTTCTGCCGCCGACTTGTCTACCGTATACCGCCTCGGCGACGGGACTCTGAGCCCGCTGACCGGACCGATGAACGGGGACGTCTACAATCGCGTGCTGGACGAAGCCTGCATCGAAGTCAACGGTAAGAAATACGCCTGGACCATCCCGCTCGCACTGCCCGTCACCTCCGAACTGGCCGGCACCCTCTCCAGCGGACAGAAAGTCGCTCTGACCTGCCCGGCAGGCGAAATCGTCGCGATCCTGGAAATCGGTGACGTCTTCGAATGGGACAAACCCAAATACATCCAGAGCGTCTACCAGACCGAACGCACCGACCACCCTGGTGCGGCCATGGTCCTCGAAGGCGATGCCGATAAAACTCACCTGATCGGTGGTGAAATCCGCGTGCTGCCTCAGCCCAAGAACAGCGAATTCGGCAAATACGTTCTGACTCCTCGCGAAGTCCGTGCCCTGATCGCAGAAAAAGGCTGGGATGCCGTGGTTGCCTTCCAGACTCGTAACCCGCTGCACCGGGCTCACGAATACGCCCTGGTCTACGGTCTCGAAAAACTCCTGAAAGACGGCAAGAACGCCGGCGCTGTCCTCAACCCGCTGATCGGGGAAACCAAGAGCGACGACGTGAGTGCAGAGATCCGCATGCAGACCTACGAAAAGCTGATCGAAAACCGTGAACTGGGCGATGGCGACAGCGATCCCGAACTCTGGGGTGCCCGCGACGACAATCCTCCCGATCGCGTTCTGCTGCTCGGTCTGGACATCAAAATGTTCTACGGCGGTCCCAAAGAAGCCGTCATGCACGCCATCTACCGTCAGAACATGGGCTACACGAACATCATCATCGGTCGTAAACATGCCGACGCTCCTTACGCAGACGGCACCGCGATCTGGGGTGACTTCGACGCCCAGGAAATCTTCAACAACCTGAATGGCGAACTGCTGATTCAGCCCGTCAACGTTGGCTTCGCAGCCTACTACGAATCGATGGGCCGCGTCGACCTGATGGAAAACCATTCCGAAGAAAAGCCGGTCTTCATCTCCGGAAAAGAAGTCCGTGCCACCCTCCAGAAGGGCGAAATGGTTGATCCCCGGATCATGCGGGAAAGTACTTCCCAGATTCTCGCTGAGGCCATGAAGGTCTCCTGA
- a CDS encoding sugar phosphate isomerase/epimerase family protein translates to MKLGMINSAWAQAGRDTAWGLHKTKEIGFDCVDIFIDPQDVDIRERRLVKDTCDQLDLPIMSVCCVAVGLIDFNPSVQRFHLQRVRDYLDLCYEYQAHNLLLVLGEYIWNREVIPPAEQWQTAVENCRRLAEYAVNLGLEIALELEPFPLSLLNDVDSMVRFVDEVDHPALKANIDVSHLLLAGVEPPELQKLQGKAIHVHISDCDGQVHGDLPPGRGVVHFEPYLAEIKKLNIDGAISLELEYSPEPDKIEEWVREAYESTDSLMKQAGLRG, encoded by the coding sequence ATGAAACTGGGGATGATCAACTCCGCCTGGGCTCAGGCCGGTCGTGATACCGCCTGGGGATTGCACAAAACGAAAGAGATCGGCTTTGACTGCGTGGATATCTTCATCGATCCACAGGATGTCGACATCCGCGAGCGGAGACTGGTCAAGGATACCTGTGACCAGCTCGACCTGCCCATCATGTCCGTCTGCTGTGTCGCGGTCGGCCTGATCGATTTCAATCCCAGCGTGCAGCGGTTCCATCTCCAGCGCGTCAGGGATTACCTCGACCTCTGTTACGAGTACCAGGCACACAACCTCTTGCTGGTGCTCGGGGAATACATCTGGAACCGCGAAGTCATTCCCCCCGCAGAGCAGTGGCAAACCGCGGTGGAGAATTGTCGCAGGCTCGCCGAATACGCAGTCAACCTGGGGCTGGAAATCGCCTTGGAACTCGAACCGTTCCCCCTCTCGCTGCTCAACGACGTCGATTCCATGGTCCGCTTCGTCGATGAAGTCGATCATCCCGCGCTCAAGGCCAATATCGACGTTTCGCACCTCCTGCTCGCCGGCGTCGAACCACCCGAACTGCAGAAGCTGCAGGGCAAGGCCATCCATGTTCACATTTCGGACTGCGACGGTCAAGTACACGGCGATCTGCCTCCCGGGCGTGGCGTTGTTCACTTCGAACCCTACCTGGCTGAGATTAAAAAATTGAACATCGACGGGGCCATTTCACTCGAGCTCGAGTACTCCCCCGAACCCGACAAAATCGAGGAATGGGTCCGCGAAGCATACGAATCCACCGATTCCCTCATGAAACAGGCCGGTTTGCGTGGCTGA
- a CDS encoding SDR family NAD(P)-dependent oxidoreductase — MDLKLQNVPVIITGGASGIGLATARTFAEEGALPVLWDQSDQVTAVAEQLASETGQMVHGFQVDITDFEALQDVTRQTVAEVKPFAHLVHAAAIGSGKFGFPFTNLTPADWPRVFEVNMQGMVNVAHAVTPVMQESDAGSMVFVSSIAGQIGSQTDPPYSASKAANINFAQCLAKDLAAGGIRVNSVCPGMVQTPLNQSVWQAWNDRQPEYHKRSYEDWAGDKIRQLVPLQRWQTTQDIADMIVFLSSARAAQVTGQTINVDGGFVMHW; from the coding sequence ATGGATCTCAAATTACAGAACGTCCCCGTTATCATCACCGGAGGTGCCAGCGGCATTGGACTGGCGACCGCACGGACCTTTGCCGAGGAAGGTGCCCTGCCCGTTCTCTGGGATCAGTCGGACCAGGTGACGGCGGTGGCGGAACAGCTCGCTTCAGAAACCGGGCAGATGGTGCATGGATTTCAAGTCGATATCACCGATTTTGAAGCGTTACAGGATGTGACTCGACAGACGGTGGCGGAGGTGAAGCCGTTCGCGCACCTGGTGCATGCGGCGGCGATCGGGTCGGGTAAATTCGGGTTCCCGTTTACGAATCTCACACCGGCTGACTGGCCGCGCGTGTTTGAAGTCAACATGCAGGGCATGGTGAATGTGGCGCATGCGGTGACTCCGGTGATGCAGGAGTCGGACGCGGGGAGCATGGTGTTTGTGAGTTCGATTGCCGGGCAGATCGGATCACAGACCGACCCGCCTTACAGCGCGTCAAAAGCGGCGAATATCAACTTCGCCCAGTGCCTGGCCAAAGACCTGGCTGCGGGGGGAATTCGTGTGAATTCAGTCTGTCCGGGGATGGTACAGACGCCGTTGAATCAATCGGTGTGGCAGGCGTGGAACGATCGTCAACCAGAGTATCATAAACGGAGCTACGAGGACTGGGCGGGGGATAAAATCCGTCAGCTGGTTCCCCTGCAGCGGTGGCAGACGACTCAGGACATTGCGGATATGATTGTGTTTCTCAGTTCGGCCCGTGCCGCGCAGGTGACGGGTCAGACCATCAACGTGGACGGAGGTTTTGTGATGCACTGGTGA
- the rpsT gene encoding 30S ribosomal protein S20: MPNTKSAKRALRKSEVRRVRNRATRSELRSAIKNARAAITGDDAQAATKALQLASKQIDQAAAKGIIHKNAAARTKSRLAKSANQKPAE; this comes from the coding sequence ATGCCAAACACGAAAAGTGCCAAAAGAGCGTTGCGGAAAAGTGAAGTTCGTCGTGTCCGTAACCGTGCGACCCGATCTGAATTACGATCTGCCATCAAAAATGCCCGTGCTGCGATCACCGGTGACGATGCACAGGCTGCCACCAAAGCATTACAGCTGGCCAGCAAACAGATTGATCAGGCTGCTGCCAAAGGCATCATCCACAAAAACGCCGCTGCCCGGACCAAATCTCGTCTGGCAAAGAGCGCCAATCAGAAACCAGCTGAGTAG
- a CDS encoding tetratricopeptide repeat protein — MTSDRNKKIAADCWRRGNEALSKENWDYSIEMFTTAVKLEPEALLYRQTKRGAERKKYGDNQSGSKMGVLKLASIKTKIKNARRKKDWAGVDQLAEEGLSLNPWDAVLNAEMATACQNLGYEDAAIFGFKVAIENDKTNKAYFRELGDLLEEKGEYKQSRECWEMVLKLDPMDGDARSKVTSLMATETRVRGGYDGADKSSSVKRQSAYDEGRASREQRHQAQRGNTADGPGQSVEADLQRAVRKEPENKDHYLKLGDYYKREGRLVEARESYVKAYEFSGKDANIGEQVEDIDIELLKEKLTAARDLFNQDRENPEAKKEVTLLSKALIKKEIEVLTKRVERYPADMRYKYDLAQRFIRLKKWSSAIPLLQQSVKDTRISSDALVALGKCFFADGKKELAKRQFEKALPKLSPDEKEDTFKEAHYLLGRLYEDADQKSQAADHYSEILAVDYDFRDTRQRLEDMEGGA; from the coding sequence ATGACATCTGACAGAAACAAAAAAATCGCTGCTGACTGCTGGAGACGTGGAAACGAGGCCCTGTCCAAAGAGAACTGGGATTACTCGATTGAGATGTTCACGACCGCTGTCAAACTGGAGCCCGAAGCACTGCTCTACCGCCAGACCAAACGGGGCGCAGAACGAAAGAAGTACGGCGATAACCAGAGCGGTTCCAAGATGGGCGTCTTGAAGCTCGCCAGTATCAAAACCAAAATCAAGAATGCCCGGCGGAAGAAGGACTGGGCTGGTGTGGATCAGCTCGCCGAAGAAGGGCTCTCTCTGAATCCCTGGGACGCCGTCCTGAATGCGGAAATGGCTACTGCCTGTCAGAACCTCGGCTACGAGGATGCTGCGATTTTCGGCTTCAAGGTGGCAATCGAAAACGATAAAACCAACAAGGCGTATTTCCGCGAACTGGGAGACCTGCTCGAGGAAAAGGGAGAGTACAAACAATCCCGCGAGTGCTGGGAAATGGTACTCAAGCTGGATCCCATGGACGGCGATGCCCGTTCCAAGGTCACCTCTCTGATGGCGACCGAAACTCGCGTGCGTGGCGGATACGACGGTGCCGACAAGTCTTCGTCTGTCAAACGTCAGTCTGCCTACGACGAAGGGCGGGCTTCCCGCGAACAGCGTCATCAGGCCCAGCGGGGCAATACTGCCGATGGCCCCGGCCAGTCTGTCGAAGCAGATCTGCAGCGCGCCGTTCGCAAAGAGCCTGAAAACAAGGACCATTACCTCAAGCTGGGCGATTACTACAAACGCGAAGGTCGGTTGGTTGAGGCCCGGGAAAGCTATGTGAAGGCATACGAATTTTCCGGCAAAGATGCGAACATCGGCGAGCAGGTCGAAGACATCGACATCGAGTTGCTCAAAGAGAAGCTCACCGCAGCCCGGGATCTCTTCAACCAGGATCGGGAAAATCCCGAAGCGAAAAAAGAGGTCACCCTGCTCAGCAAAGCGCTGATCAAGAAAGAGATCGAAGTTCTTACCAAACGTGTGGAACGCTATCCCGCAGACATGCGGTACAAGTACGATCTCGCGCAACGCTTCATCCGTCTCAAAAAATGGTCTTCCGCAATTCCGCTGCTGCAGCAGTCCGTCAAAGACACCCGCATCAGTTCTGATGCCTTGGTCGCTCTCGGGAAGTGCTTCTTTGCAGACGGGAAAAAGGAACTCGCCAAGCGGCAGTTTGAAAAAGCCCTTCCCAAGCTGTCGCCGGATGAAAAGGAAGATACGTTCAAGGAAGCCCACTACCTGCTGGGACGCCTCTATGAGGATGCAGACCAGAAATCCCAGGCGGCCGATCACTACAGCGAAATTCTGGCCGTCGACTACGATTTCCGGGATACCCGCCAGCGTCTGGAAGACATGGAAGGGGGAGCATAG